Below is a genomic region from Hippea sp. KM1.
AGGGCAAATCTATAACCTGACATTTATACCCATACCCCTTAGGAATTTTTTTACATCGGCAATGGCGTAAATCCCAAAATGGAACACACTGGCTGCTAAAGCCGCCTCGGCCTGGGTCTTTTCAAATACCTCTTGAAAGTGTTTCAGCTCACCCGCTCCACCGCTTGCTATAACCGGTATATCTACAGCCTCACTGACCATTTTGGTCAACTCTATATCATATCCATCCTTCGTTCCGTCTGCATCTATACTGGTTAGGAGTATCTCACCGGCACCCCTCTTTTGCACCTCAATCGCCCACTTAATCGCATCCAAACCGGTGGGCTCCCTGCCACCCTTAATAAAAACCTCATAGCCGTTTTGCGTTCTTTTTGCATCTATGGCAACCGTTATGCATTGGCTGCCGAATATCCTGCTTGCCTGATTTATCAGGTCTGGGTTCTTAACGGCAGCAGAATTTATAGAAACCTTATCTGCGCCAGCCCTAAGCAACGCCCTAATATCCTCAATGCTTCTTATGCCACCACCCACCGTCAAGGGCATAAAGACCTTTTGTGCTGTCCTTTCCACCACATCAATAATCGTTTTCCTCTCCTCATAGCTGGCCGTTATATCCAAAAAAACCAATTCATCGGCGCCTTGTTTATCGTAAATTACGGCCTGCTCCACAGGGTCACCGGCATCTATCAACTCAACAAAGTTAACGCCCTTAACAACCCTGCCTTTGTCCACATCCAGACACGGTATAATTCTCTTTGCAAGCATGGAAGTGCTCCTTTTTCATAACTCTAAGCCTGATTATAATCTTTAAAAATATTTAATTCAAGGGTTTTAAACCCTTTTCATTATATCAGATAAACCCTTGAAAAAACAGCCAAGCTATGGAAAAATAGCAGTATGAGAAACCTGCCAAGATACAAGAAGTGTTTTATTTGCGGCAAAGAAAACCCCATAGGCCTAAACATAACCTTCAAAACCGACAACGAAAGGGTGTATGCAACCATAAAGTTGGGCTCCAATTACATAGGTTATCAGGACAGGATCCACGGAGGCATAGCCGCATCTATACTGGATGAGGCCATGGGGTGGGCATGTAGCATTAAAACAAAAAGGCTCTTCTTTACAGCTGAGTTGAAGGTAAAATACAAAAAACCGATTCCGCCAGATACATCCCTAACCGT
It encodes:
- the hisF gene encoding imidazole glycerol phosphate synthase subunit HisF encodes the protein MLAKRIIPCLDVDKGRVVKGVNFVELIDAGDPVEQAVIYDKQGADELVFLDITASYEERKTIIDVVERTAQKVFMPLTVGGGIRSIEDIRALLRAGADKVSINSAAVKNPDLINQASRIFGSQCITVAIDAKRTQNGYEVFIKGGREPTGLDAIKWAIEVQKRGAGEILLTSIDADGTKDGYDIELTKMVSEAVDIPVIASGGAGELKHFQEVFEKTQAEAALAASVFHFGIYAIADVKKFLRGMGINVRL
- a CDS encoding PaaI family thioesterase, which codes for MRNLPRYKKCFICGKENPIGLNITFKTDNERVYATIKLGSNYIGYQDRIHGGIAASILDEAMGWACSIKTKRLFFTAELKVKYKKPIPPDTSLTVEAEYTTTKHNLHFARGILKNNKGDVLVVSEGKYVSVKPEEEGEILKLLHHEPEDNKPVSLDDI